The following coding sequences lie in one Paroedura picta isolate Pp20150507F chromosome 10, Ppicta_v3.0, whole genome shotgun sequence genomic window:
- the NWD2 gene encoding NACHT and WD repeat domain-containing protein 2 → MWPAGAASRLPCSRDSALRRAAFCGNLAALPAHLAPSGRSVRVFISANPEDTVAERSALREHVFPKLREFCRENYGLEFQVIDLYWGMEPEEWDNPELQKMRMKLLEDCLKTSAGPCFVGLLGEKYGGIRIPGEVESSEFEMILDAAIEAKMETRILEEWYCRDENAVPPTYYLKQKSETQKSNPAMVEASSNPGNESQWQEIAEEIKMIFKTAVKMLYEKGKMKHSQAKRYLSSAIEDEFDFALGKQTPAFLKKCVCYIRKIANIERFVKVPEMEKYMDVLHTGGKSVRDPEALEKLIKLRDEFVPTIVASSNLRVYTSVTHCDIKYGYTQEVENHYIEGLGKQFYEDMVDIIQATVQQNFDIETDWLYDEILQHSSLCRTYSSFYEYKCDATNIMHKYILPRKMGHINPLIIYGGPCTGKTFLLAEVAKKAYGWLKEEMGPESDPVVVIRFLGSTEMSTDLRNLLQSICEQLAINYRCLVQSYPKKIHDLRDLFINLLNESSFHRPLVMVFDAIEQLSENDDARKLWWLPVHLPRSVRIIISTLPNKHGILQKLRCLIHDEDNYIELTPRDRKMCSQVLKQQLLRVKRKVTSGQQIYVNEAFSKCTLPMFVNLTFREVRNWRSHKDVDETSLCTTVHDSIEQTFWSLEKSCGLRLLSRALGYITMSKSGLSEMELEDILALDNTVMLELNECVRQHNPLRVPYIYIARLKEGLTGYLVERQVKNVTLLVWANRHLQLIAQKMYLHKKEEVNEMHTVMAEYFLGVWSGGRRKSLYGEDQYLNGCFDSDSRSMNDDDRHVMDQTAFDRQSPDQPWVFQCNPLEPDIFFVNHRKMTELLHHLTRCGKTDDMLYGVIMNFSWLYTMIKIGQFDKALADVELAYSYSQEKELKFLATTLRGIKYKVIKYPGTLSAELQQRLLPVVSSLPKLRQLLLECDKDGPKYCSIVPLHSSMDVTYSPERLPLSSNCSQVTEILPTFNTSMVIVALENGSISTWDVESRQLLRQITTAQSVILGMKLTSDEKYLVVATTKNTLLIYDNLNSCLLSEVEIKGSKHGGAGVGCGFINGFTLSVNHALSWLEASKDITVIDLLYGWPLYQFHCWYEVTCVQCSPDGMYAFCGQYLNTASIFHLGSGDKLATVTSEFSGGFVKFLLVLDTAQEMVMVDNEGGLSIWNTEEMTNPQLTDDFDCKRGDSEFVSLELAEDQSAILICKALSIELLDTSMWKIAEKFRAKHNERFVSAVLSKNGDCIIASIENTSAIFVWRRDTGQCMASLQEISGNIVRLIKSNHHNMLLSLSTSGVLSIWDIDIITAMSNIDKTGKPIQRLVLPARGEVIYTLDGSEVIHKWNFGTGFIEAVFKHESIVENCVLTSTGELMVTSDDKCSQYVWHTGSGENLFRISGQRISQLLITHNDQFVISLCEQNASRVWRLATGHRVCNILVALQNAFITTANTFVVGMTKNKVLAVSLWTGSITKKYCCDDGISIVDIKLIPDCPDIVVFITSTETVNIWSLTEEVICRRVQLPNTFLKTLEDFEISPNGKLGIISRGDENINVLDLHSGKLRVVHASGIIWRQKLSRDGRYLVYICFRTTDEDDDNGAISILIVMRLADGKNIGACSLYKTPTFLALSQRHLNIIVGFDDGSMGTYTVVDRVDAALKIKIATSNSRQIFSNTTQVIRPKCHNYSFKGTVDCIWRESTEVFARDSPITVTDPEGGEATPTKKHNYCYDKVCSAIDCRGHGFTADN, encoded by the exons GTAATCGACCTGTACTGGGGAATGGAACCGGAAGAATGGGACAACCCGGAGCTCCAGAAAATGCGCATGAAGCTCTTAGAAGACTGCTTGAAAACATCTGCAGGTCCATGTTTTGTT ggccttttAGGAGAAAAATACGGAGGTATCCGGattccaggagaagtggaatcgTCAGAATTTGAAATGATTCTGGATGCTGCTATTGAAGCTAAGATGGAAACGAGGATTTTGGAAGAGTGGTACTGCAGAGACGAGAATGCAGTGCCACCAACGTATTACCTCAAACAGAAATCTGAAACGCAGAAAAGCAATCCTGCTATG GTGGAAGCATCTTCAAACCCTGGGAATGAGAGCCAGTGGCAGGAAATCGCCGAAGAGATTAAAATGATATTTAAGACGGCTGTGAAGATGCTGTATGAAAAAGGAAAAATGAAACACAGCCAAGCAAAGAGATATCTTTCCTCTG CTATCGAGGATGAATTTGATTTTGCCTTAGGAAAACAAACCCCAGCTTTCCTAAAGAAGTGTGTTTGCTACATTCGGAAGATTGCCAACATAGAACGTTTTGTTAAAGTCCCTGAGATGGAGAAATACATGGACGTTCTTCACACTGGTGGGAAATCCGTGCGAGACCCCGAAGCGCTTGAGAAACTCATCAAACTCAGGGATGAATTTGTTCCTACCATTGTTGCTTCTTCTAATCTAAGAGTCTACACTTCTGTCACCCACTGCGACATCAAATATGGCTACACTCAAGAAGTGGAGAACCACTACATCGAAGGGCTTGGTAAACAGTTCTACGAAGACATGGTTGATATCATCCAAGCAACCGTGCAGCAGAATTTTGACATAGAGACAGACTGGCTCTATGATGAAATACTTCAGCATTCCTCACTTTGTAGAACGTATTCTTCATTCTATGAGTACAAGTGTGATGCTACAAACATTATGCACAAATACATTCTGCCCAGGAAAATGGGCCACATTAACCCTCTTATCATATACGGCGGACCATGCACTGGGAAAACTTTTTTATTAGCAGAAGTGGCAAAGAAG GCTTATGGTTGGCTGAAGGAAGAAATGGGACCAGAATCTGATCCTGTGGTAGTTATAAGGTTTTTAGGATCCACCGAGATGAGCACAGACCTTAGGAACCTGCTTCAAAGTATTTGTGAGCAGTTGGCCATTAACTACCGATGCCTCGTACAAAGCTATCCCAAAAAAATCCACGATCTTCGGGACTTGTTTATAAATCTTTTGAATGAGTCTTCATTTCATAGACCTCTGGTTATGGTCTTTGACGCCATAGAACAGCTGTCGGAGAATGACGATGCTAGAAAACTGTGGTGGCTCCCCGTCCATCTGCCCCGCTCTGTGCGAATAATCATTTCAACACTGCCGAACAAACATGGAATATTGCAAAAACTGAGGTGCCTTATACACGATGAAGACAACTACATTGAGTTGACGCCTAGGGACAGAAAAATGTGCAGTCAGGTTCTCAAGCAGCAGTTGCTCCGAGTTAAAAGAAAAGTCACATCAGGCCAACAAATCTATGTAAACGAAGCTTTTTCTAAGTGCACTCTCCCGATGTTTGTGAACTTAACCTTCAGGGAGGTCCGAAACTGGAGATCGCACAAAGATGTTGATGAGACCTCCCTCTGTACCACCGTTCATGATAGTATAGAGCAAACCTTTTGGTCCCTAGAGAAAAGCTGCGGACTGAGACTTTTGTCACGAGCCCTGGGCTATATCACCATGTCCAAATCCGGTTTAAGTGAAATGGAACTGGAAGATATATTGGCACTTGACAATACCGTTATGTTGGAACTAAATGAGTGTGTCAGGCAACATAATCCATTAAGGGTACCTTACATCTACATTGCGCGGCTGAAAGAGGGACTAACCGGATACCTGGTAGAGCGTCAAGTTAAAAATGTTACCCTCCTGGTGTGGGCAAACAGGCACCTGCAGCTGATTGCTCAAAAAATGTATCTTCACAAGAAGGAAGAAGTTAATGAAATGCACACAGTGATGGCCGAGTATTTTCTTGGAGTTTGGTCTGGTGGCAGAAGGAAATCTCTTTATGGAGAAGATCAGTATCTGAACGGTTGCTTCGACAGTGACAGCAGAAGCATGAACGACGATGACAGACATGTCATGGATCAGACAGCGTTTGACCGGCAGTCCCCCGATCAGCCTTGGGTGTTCCAGTGCAACCCTTTGGAGCCCGACATATTTTTTGTGAACCACAGGAAAATGACAGAGCTTTTGCATCATTTGACAAGATGTGGGAAAACGGATGACATGTTATATGGCGTCATTATGAACTTCAGTTGGCTTTACACCATGATCAAGATTGGGCAGTTTGACAAAGCTCTTGCCGACGTGGAATTGGCCTACAGCTACTCGCAAGAAAAAGAGTTGAAGTTCCTTGCAACCACTCTTCGTGGCATAAAATACAAAGTGATAAAATATCCGGGCACGCTCTCTGCAGAACTGCAACAGAGGCTGCTTCCTGTGGTCAGTTCTTTGCCTAAACTAAGACAGCTTCTTCTGGAATGTGACAAAGATGGACCTAAGTATTGTTCCATTGTCCCCTTACATTCTTCTATGGATGTAACTTACAGCCCCGAGAGACTGCCTCTATCATCCAATTGCAGTCAAGTCACTGAAATCCTGCCTACCTTTAATACAAGTATGGTGATTGTAGCTCTGGAAAATGGCTCCATCAGTACTTGGGATGTAGAGAGTCGGCAGCTCCTACGGCAAATTACAACTGCTCAATCTGTCATTTTAGGCATGAAGCTCACAAGCGATGAAAAGTATCTTGTAGTGGCCACCACAAAGAACACACTCTTGATTTACGATAACCTAAATTCCTGCCTTTTGTCTGAGGTAGAGATTAAGGGATCAAAACACGGTGGGGCTGGCGTTGGCTGTGGTTTCATAAATGGATTTACGCTCTCAGTAAATCATGCTCTTTCTTGGCTAGAGGCTAGCAAAGACATTACGGTGATAGATCTACTTTACGGATGGCCACTCTATCAGTTCCACTGCTGGTACGAAGTAACTTGTGTCCAGTGTTCCCCAGACGGAATGTATGCTTTCTGTGGACAGTACTTGAACACTGCTTCTATATTCCATTTAGGTAGCGGAGACAAACTGGCCACAGTGACCTCTGAATTTTCTGGCGGGTTTGTGAAGTTCCTTCTTGTGCTGGACACAGCTCAGGAGATGGTGATGGTGGACAACGAGGGGGGACTCTCGATTTGGAACACCGAGGAGATGACCAATCCCCAGCTCACAGATGACTTTGACTGCAAGCGAGGGGACAGTGAATTCGTCAGCCTTGAGCTTGCTGAAGACCAAAGTGCAATATTAATATGTAAGGCACTTAGCATAGAGCTTCTCGATACCAGCATGTGGAAAATAGCCGAGAAATTTAGAGCCAAACACAACGAGCGCTTTGTATCAGCTGTGTTGTCCAAAAACGGGGACTGCATCATTGCTTCTATAGAAAATACCTCTGCTATTTTTGTTTGGAGGCGGGACACGGGGCAGTGTATGGCAAGCCTACAGGAAATCTCAGGAAACATAGTCCGATTGATTAAATCAAACCACCATAACATGCTGCTATCCTTATCTACCAGCGGTGTCCTTTCTATCTGGGATATAGATATCATAACTGCTATGTCGAATATTGACAAAACTGGCAAGCCTATACAAAGACTGGTTTTGCCTGCCCGGGGTGAAGTGATTTACACGCTGGATGGGTCTGAAGTGATACACAAGTGGAACTTTGGCACTGGATTCATTGAAGCTGTGTTTAAGCATGAGAGCATTGTTGAGAACTGTGTGCTGACGTCCACTGGAGAGCTGATGGTGACATCCGATGACAAATGCAGCCAGTACGTGTGGCACACAGGTTCCGGAGAAAATCTCTTCCGCATCAGCGGACAAAGAATCAGTCAGTTATTGATAACACACAATGACCAGTTTGTCATCTCGCTCTGTGAGCAAAATGCATCAAGGGTTTGGAGGCTGGCCACAGGTCACAGAGTGTGCAATATTCTCGTTGCCTTACAGAACGCATTTATAACCACTGCTAACACCTTCGTAGTCGGGATGACAAAGAATAAAGTGTTGGCAGTGAGCCTTTGGACAGGGAGTATAACCAAGAAATACTGTTGCGATGATGGCATAAGTATTGTTGATATTAAGCTAATTCCAGATTGCCCTGATATCGTAGTCTTTATAACTTCTACTGAAACTGTGAACATCTGGAGTCTTACAGAGGAAGTCATCTGCAGGCGAGTGCAGCTCCCTAACACTTTCTTAAAGACTTTGGAAGACTTTGAAATATCTCCCAATGGAAAGCTGGGAATCATATCTCGTGGCGATGAAAATATCAATGTCCTTGACCTTCACAGTGGCAAACTCCGTGTTGTCCATGCTTCTGGCATCATCTGGAGGCAGAAATTGTCTCGAGACGGCCGCTACCTGGTATATATTTGTTTCCGCACTACTGACGAGGACGACGACAATGGCGCAATCTCCATCTTAATCGTGATGAGGCTGGCGGACGGCAAAAACATTGGTGCTTGTTCCCTGTACAAAACTCCAACTTTCCTCGCCCTTTCCCAGAGACATTTGAACATTATCGTAGGCTTTGATGACGGGAGCATGGGCACTTACACCGTCGTGGACCGAGTGGATGCAGCGCTGAAAATAAAAATTGCCACTTCAAACAGCCGGCAGATTTTCAGCAACACAACGCAAGTGATTAGACCAAAGTGTCATAATTATAGCTTCAAGGGGACAGTGGACTGCATCTGGAGGGAATCCACGGAGGTGTTCGCCAGGGACAGTCCCATCACAGTGACGGACCCCGAGGGAGGCGAAGCCACCCCAACCAAAAAACACAACTATTGCTATGATAAAGTGTGTTCTGCCATTGACTGCAGAGGGCATGGATTCACCGCTGACAATTGA